A window of Halovivax gelatinilyticus genomic DNA:
ATTCTATAGAGATAGTCATCAGATAGTCACATTCGATGAAATTGAATATTAACCCCCCTTATGATTATTAGAGGTAATTTCCTCCTGAGGTTCGACGCGATAATCGAGCGAGCGACGAAGTCCGCTCGAAACGGATTTTGGCCGTTCAGTAGTCCGTCGTCTCGCTCGTCTCGTGCCCGTCGGCGTCGACGACCGTGAGCCGCACCGCATCGGGGTCGGCGTCGTCTCGTAACTCGTGCTCGCCCGAGTCGCTCGAGCCGCTTGCGGCGGACGTCTCGTCATCCAGGACCGTCTCGCCGGCGAGCAACTCGCTCGTCACCGCTTCGAGCGCCCCGTCCGCGTGCGAGACCGACCACTCGGCTGTAGCCCGGTTCCAGCGGCCGGTCGATCGCGTCTCGATGACGAAGGAATCGATCTCGGGTTCGGCTTCGACCGGATCGTCGTCATCGTCGTCATCGTCGTCATCGTCATCTTCATCGTCGTCGATATCGAGCGACGCGGCGACGTTGAGCCGACCGTATCCCTGCTCGTTGTCGCCCAGGTCGACGTCGTCTGCGCCGTCGTGGAGCGCGGCCCGCACCGCACCCCGATCGGTCGTCCCCGCCGCGATGATCGACGCCGCCGCCCCGCTCACGTGCGGACACGCCATCGAGGTTCCCGAGAACTCCGCGTACCCGTCGCGCGGAACCGCCGAGAGGACGTCGACGCCGGGTGCGGCGAGTTCGACCTCCGGGCCGGTCGACGAGAAGTCGGCCAGCTGATCCCCATCGTCGGTCGCCGAGACGGCGATTACCTCGGGGTGTCGAGCCGGGTAGCCGACGCAGTCCGAACACGGTCCGTCGTTGCCCGCCGCGGCCACGATGACGACGTTCTGCTGGGCGGCGTACTCGATGGCGTCGTCGACGACCGACGACGACTGGTCGCCGCCGAGGCTCAAACTCTGGACCTCGTGGCCCTGATCTGCGGACCAGACGATCCCTTCCGCGATGTCGTCGTACGTGCCGCCGCCGTCACACTGCAGGACCTTCACCGCGTGGAGCGTCACGTCGGGGGCGACGCCCAGCACGCCCACGCCGTTGTCCGCCGCACCGGCGGTACCGGCACAGTGGGTGCCGTGGTCGTTGTCGTCGTCCCACGGTTCGAGACACTCGTCGATGTCGTTTCCACCGCCGCTACCCGGCGGCCATCCGCCGCCGCAGTCGGTCGTACAGGCCGCGTCGTCGGTCGCGAATCCCTCGCCCAGATTCGATTCGAGCGTCTCGTGTTCGGCGTCGATCCCGGAGTCGATGATCGCGACGCTGACGCCGTTGCCCGTCTCGCCCTCGTCGATCGCGACGTCCGCAGACACCTGCTCGATTCCGTAGGGTGTCTCCTGGTCGAACGCGAAGAGGCGGTCGTTGCGCTCTACGTACCTGACGTTCGGGTTCCGCGAGAGCGCGTCGATCGCCGCATCCGAAAAGCGCCCCGAGACGGCTTTTCCGATCGAACCGAAGTCGAGTTCCTTTCTGACGGACGTCGCTGCACTCTCGACGTCGGCGACGCCGCGATTCGGCTGGATGCCGACGACGTACTCCCCTTCGTCCGAACTCGCCGCCGCCGTGTTCGTCACCGCGAGCGCCCCGGCGGTCGCGCCAACTCCTCGTAACACCGACCGTCGTGTAGTGTGGTCATCTGACATGGTAATTTAACCCACGATGTGAGTCACCAGATCTAATAATAAAAGACTTCTGGACATTCAATTCGAAGGAAGGAAAATTATTGGTCGTTATGTTGGATCAGATCGAAATATTTCGCAGAGACAATCGAATAATGTAAAATGGAATGCGTGACAGGAGGCCGGGGTCACGTGGTTACCGTCCGTTCGATCACCGATGGCGACGAAATCGCCGCCGAACGAGTGCGTCTGACGTAAGAACTATACTCACCGCGCCGGACTCTCCCTCCATGGGCCTCATGAGCAAAATCCTCGGTGGAGGCGGCACGCGAACGGCCGAGGACTACGTAGAACTGGATCCTGACGCCGTTGCCGCCGAGACGGGCGAGGCGGCGATGTCCGTCCAGTTCGCCGAGATCGACGGACAGTCGGCGACGATCGACATCAAAGACGCCGTCTACGACGGCGACATCGTCATCGCGGACATCACGCGACTGCGCACGAAGGATCGAACCGTCGAGCACGTCCTGGACGAACTCCGACAGGTCGTCCACGAGGTCGGCGGCGACATCGTCCAGAAGGGCGACGACCAGATCATCGTCACCCCGACCGGCATCTCGATCAGCCGCGAAAAACTCGGACGGTAGGTCTCTCTGTCACGCTCCGTCTTTTCATCCCCTCGCCGAGGACTCAACCGGGACTGTACGCCGCCGAGTAGACGTTCAACAGGACGATCCCGACGAGAACGAACGCCATCCCGACGATGCCGGTGAGATCGATCGCCTCGTCGAACGCCACGAGGCCGATCATCGCGACGCCGACGATGCCGAACGCAGACCAGGTGGCGTAGACGAGTCCGATCGGCAGGTCGCGGATCGCCAGACTGACGAAGTAAATCGAGACGGTGTACGCCCCGAGCGCGATCACACCCATCCGCGCGTTTCCGAACCCGTCCGACAATTTGAGTACCGACGTGCCGATCACCTCGGTCGCGATCGCCGCGCCGAGAAAGAGGTAGTCCTTCGTCATCGAGAACGGCTTCGCCGATCGAGACGATAGGGATTCTCGAACGCCCGCCCCTTTCATATCAGTTTTCAATGAGGTTCCGCGACGTCCGTTCACACTCACGCGCGTTCAACTGGCGACGCGCCCTCCCAGGCGGCGTCGAACCGATCGGCGAGATCCGAGACGACGGTCGGATCTCTGGTGATCGCGATGGCGAACCGCGCGGACGGCTCGAACGGGTCCGGCAGGTCGACGTAGCACTCGACGTCGTCGACCACGTCGAAGGTCAGGCGATAGTTCGGTCCGACCCGAATCTCCACGCCCGGGGCCGCTTCGCGAATGGACGAGAGCGCATCGTCCGGGAGACCGCTGTATACGGCGTCTGCGATCAACACGCGGACGTCGACGCCGTCGTCGATTCGCGCCGCCGGAGTGAGTTCGTCGACGTATGCTTCGAAATCCGCCTCGTCGTAGGGCGGGCCGACGAGGAGGCGAAAACACGCTTCGGCCGCCCGCGCTTGCTCCTCCCAGAGGGCGACGGCCTCCTCGCTGCCGAGGTCCGTCGTCCAGACGTTCGCGTCGATCGGCGGAACCGGCGCGAGCTGTGAGCGGACGGTACCTGCGATCTCCTCGTACGCCGCCTCACGGCGGTCGAGGTCTCGCTTTCGCGCCCGGAGCAGTCGATCGACCGCGTCGTCCGGGTCGACGGGAACGTAGATCGTCGGCTCCTCGCCGGGCCGGGTGGTCACCAGCTCGCGCGTCTCCAGTCCGTTCAGCACGTCGTAGATCCGGCCGGTCGGGATGCCAGCCCGCTCTGCGATCGTACTCGCCGACGCCGATCCGAGCGAGAGGAGTCCGCGGTAGGCTCGCTCCTCGTAACTCGAGAGACCGAGGGCGGTGAGGTCGCTCATGATCCAGCCGACTCGCCGAATCGAGTAAACGGTAGCGGGTCGCAATCGGTCCAACGGTTGCGACCTGGCCAGCGCGACCTCGTCTCCAGAACGCGAAAAATAGTTCGTGACTATCTGCACGCCCGTCAGAAACCATATTAGTTAGGGATCTCCCCCATAGGATAACTTAAGTGAGGTGGCGAGAGTCTCGTAGGTAGATGGATCCCGCGGACTTCGCCGACGGCCCCGGTCGGATCGACGACTACGACGGGCTACCCTGTCACCGACCGGCCAGCCTGCCGCCGGACATAGCGCTCACGGAGGACCTGCTGGCCGTTTACGGCGACGCCCAGTACGCCCTGGGTCGGCTGGCGACGCTCGAACGCCACCTCGAAAATCCCACCCTGCTGATCGCCCCGTTCGTCCACCGCGAGGCGGCGATGAGTTCGCAGGTCGAGGGGACGAACGTGACGATTTCGGACATCTACGCCCACCAGGTCGGGGCCTCGCCGAAACGCGCCGCCGCGGAGCTGGCCGACGTTCGAGAGGCGTACAACTACGT
This region includes:
- a CDS encoding cell division protein SepF, encoding MGLMSKILGGGGTRTAEDYVELDPDAVAAETGEAAMSVQFAEIDGQSATIDIKDAVYDGDIVIADITRLRTKDRTVEHVLDELRQVVHEVGGDIVQKGDDQIIVTPTGISISREKLGR
- a CDS encoding TrmB family transcriptional regulator, whose amino-acid sequence is MSDLTALGLSSYEERAYRGLLSLGSASASTIAERAGIPTGRIYDVLNGLETRELVTTRPGEEPTIYVPVDPDDAVDRLLRARKRDLDRREAAYEEIAGTVRSQLAPVPPIDANVWTTDLGSEEAVALWEEQARAAEACFRLLVGPPYDEADFEAYVDELTPAARIDDGVDVRVLIADAVYSGLPDDALSSIREAAPGVEIRVGPNYRLTFDVVDDVECYVDLPDPFEPSARFAIAITRDPTVVSDLADRFDAAWEGASPVERA
- a CDS encoding S8 family serine peptidase — encoded protein: MLRGVGATAGALAVTNTAAASSDEGEYVVGIQPNRGVADVESAATSVRKELDFGSIGKAVSGRFSDAAIDALSRNPNVRYVERNDRLFAFDQETPYGIEQVSADVAIDEGETGNGVSVAIIDSGIDAEHETLESNLGEGFATDDAACTTDCGGGWPPGSGGGNDIDECLEPWDDDNDHGTHCAGTAGAADNGVGVLGVAPDVTLHAVKVLQCDGGGTYDDIAEGIVWSADQGHEVQSLSLGGDQSSSVVDDAIEYAAQQNVVIVAAAGNDGPCSDCVGYPARHPEVIAVSATDDGDQLADFSSTGPEVELAAPGVDVLSAVPRDGYAEFSGTSMACPHVSGAAASIIAAGTTDRGAVRAALHDGADDVDLGDNEQGYGRLNVAASLDIDDDEDDDDDDDDDDDDPVEAEPEIDSFVIETRSTGRWNRATAEWSVSHADGALEAVTSELLAGETVLDDETSAASGSSDSGEHELRDDADPDAVRLTVVDADGHETSETTDY
- a CDS encoding DMT family transporter, which codes for MTKDYLFLGAAIATEVIGTSVLKLSDGFGNARMGVIALGAYTVSIYFVSLAIRDLPIGLVYATWSAFGIVGVAMIGLVAFDEAIDLTGIVGMAFVLVGIVLLNVYSAAYSPG